atgaaactcAATCAAGCAATGTTTTCTACAAGTTTAAATATACAACCTACAGATACTGCACTTTTCATTAATGGTTTATTTTTTGATCTAGAAGCAGTAGATGTGCTTAGTCTTTTAGAATCATTAAGAAGCGAATTAAGAGTAATGGAATCTCTTCGTAAAATCGGTACGACACATGTTGTATTGTTAGGAATAACTTGTTAAATGCAAAATGAACTATAACATTACTGAACATCTCATTTATAGGATTTAGTAACAAGGAGATGAGTACATTGCTGGCTTTGGATTTGTCCACTAACATGGATAAACAAGAATTTGCAATGGATATAAGAGATTCGGCAATAATTTGGGTAAACGATATCGAACAGGATTCAGCTTACGGGAGATGGTCGTCGTCGTTAACAGAATTATTAAGACCAACTTTTCCTGGCATGCttagaaatattagaagaaatttgtacaatttggTTTGTAAACGTTGATGATCCAGATTACAATGTAATGTTAGACAATTGTAAAGATacaaatctatttaaaaattgtatatttcaatagGTATTAATTATCGACCCTTTAAGCGGAGAATCCACCCCTTTGATAACTTTAGCACAATCTTTATATCTACATTCCGCACCATTAAGAGTAGGTTTTGTTTTCGTAACGAATTACAATACTTCTATAACTGGATTGACTGATGCTAGTGTTGCCGTTAATAATGCATATCATTACTTTGCGGAAACTAAAGGATCGGAACATGCTTTGCAATTTCTGATAAACGTAAGGCCTCACAGTATTCGATCATTTGTTGTGTAGTCTCATTAATCATATATATGAAATGAAcgatatttgtaattcatGATGTATAATTTTAGTTAGGAAATTATATTGGTCCAGAAGGTCCAGACGTAGAAGATGTAAAGAAAGCAATAAAAGTGCAAGATTCGTCTGctaacataaattatatccTCGGTGAAGAATCTGAATATGACGTAGGACGTCACTTAGCTAATGATTTCGTAAAACGATCtggttttaaaaaatttccgCAAGCTTTGCTAAATGGTGTACCTTTGTCAGCCGAACAATTGAACGCCAACTCATTCGAAGAAGCTGTTCTATCTACGATCATGTCACAAACGCCTGCATTACAAAAAGCAGTGTATCGAGGAGAAATAACCGAAGGAGATGATGTAGTCGATTATATTATGAATCAACCAAATGTTATGCCTCGGTAtgagattttatttaaaaattcacgaatGTGATCCTTGCGATTTCAGTtcgtttattatctttatccACTTGTTATAGCTTGAACGAGCGAATATTAAAACCGGAGAAACACACATGGTTAAACTTAATCGGCACTATACCTAACGataaagattataataaatggaGTCCTCAGGATTTGTCAACATGGTTGATGGATAGAATGCGTTATATATACGTAACACGACGCACAAGTGTACACCATTTATATACCTTTTGGGTTGTAGCAAATTTAAATGATGCAGAAGGGAGACAATTATTACGCGAGGCACTTGAATACATAGTAAGTGATTTTTCTTGCTTGTTTATGCACAGAGTTGTACAATAAAGTAACtaagtaaattatttccattaatatttaaatataattgtgcGATGATTATGATTCAGGATTCGAATGCAGATGTCAGAATTAGTGTAATCGTTAATCCGTTCGACGGTACTAATGATGATAATACAATTGATATTAATCAAATAGTTCTAGCTACGTTACATAGCCTGCCGGTAGATAAGGCTATACGTTTTATTCGTAACATAATTAAAGAAGATGTTGCTAACGGCAAAATTAACATAgaggtaattattttttttttacgaaaaaatttGGCAatgctaataaatatttaacaaattatcgtaaaattagGAGGAGGCTGTAAAAGAACAATTGAAAAACCAAGCCGATGAATTGTTTGTACATCGCCAGTACGTGAAAACGGTACTAAACCTGCAACAAGGAGTTAGAGCGATCGTGTGTAATGGACGATTAATTGGTCCTTTAGATGAGGGCGAAGAATTTACAAGCGAAGATTTTTCGCTTTTGGAAAGATTCAGTCAAAGTACTTATGATGataaattgttcaaaatattaataaagggACAATTGTTGGAAAATGATGAGTATGGTACGGAAGTTAATCTATgataacatatacatatgatgTAGCTGTGGTATCTATGTTATTTGAATGATACAATGTTGTAATGATCTTTTGTGCAGAAAAAAACGAAATCACTGATGAtatgataatgaaaattacatcCTTGTTAGCATCGCACCCTCAAACGCGGAGCAGATTTCACGTTCCATTTCACGGTGATGAATATAGGTGAGTGTGgaaatggtaaaaaaataatttttatgagcGAGCTTAAACAATTAAACGATCCCTAACATtctaattgttaatatatctAGCGCCATAAAGGTTCCAGCAACAAATTCGGATGAAGTGGCATTTACCTTGATTGCTATCGTTGATCCAGTATCTCGCGGCGCACAAAAATTGGGTCCGATTTTAAAAACGCTTCAACAATCTTTAAACTGTAACGTTAAAGTGTTTTTAAACTGTTTGGACAAAAATAGCGATATGCCGTTGAAAAGGTATATTGTATActgttcttttaattttatacgaaattatgtTACTACATTGAGCtattccttttatatttatgcattttatttatgttacttcagtttttatcgtttcgtgTTCAAACCTCAGTTACAATTCACCCCCGACGGACGTGTTAATGGGGCTATggcaaaatttacaaaattaccaAGATCATCTCTTTTGACACAGTATATTCATGCGCCAGAAAATTGGTTAGTGGAAGTAGTTAGGAGCGTGTACGATTTAGACAATATTAAATTGGATAATGTGGCAATTGGAGTGCACAGGTAAGTGTATCGCGTTGGAAGAAACTATAGATCACAATTAAAATGTGCTTGTTGTATATCCACAATTCTTTTTTACAGCGAATTTGAATTAGAGCATTTACTTCTTGAAGGTCATTGTTTCGAAGCAGTAATCGGAAATCCACCTCGTGGATTACAAATCACATTGGGAACGGAAAAGCAACCATTAATGGTGGACACTATAGTAATGGCGAACTTAGGATATTTTCAGCTTAAAGCAAACCCAGGGGAATGGATATTGCGTTTGCGGCAAGGACGGTCGGCGGAAATCTATGATTTTACTACTATCGGTGGTCAAGATGTTTTACAGAACGGCAATGACGTAAAAGTTGTTATAAGTTCTCTCAGAAGTCACGTGTTGAAAGTCAAAGTATCGAAAAAGCCGGACAAGGTGGGAATGGATCTTTTATCGGAAGACGATAAAAATTCTGGCTTATGGAACTCTATTTCTAGGTAAATAAAACTTGCACTGTTCGCTTTTGTATAGGTATATGTCGGCTACGCCTTTTTAGAATAGCTTTAAATTCGCGTTGGCACTAAGCATAcataaagatatgaaatatttttaacacatCGTGTTAGGCGATCCTCTaactttaatttctgtttattttctctctctttttagCTTTTCCAAATTTTGGTAAGCTTTCAACAACTACTTAAACATTAtcgcgtataacgtatattgctCGTAATGTGTAaagatacataattattttaccaaTTGTTTCGCATCTTAAACGTGTGTTATACATTTGAATACAACACTTGTTGTACGGTTATTCAATCACGTTACATACCTTCCTGAAATTCAACGAAAAAACAGTtgaatttcttccatttcctaATTTTATCGCTCTCTTCGAAATTAGGACATTTACGACAGCAGACGATAGTGACGATgaggatgaaaaattaaatatcttctctTTAGCCTCTGGACACTTGTATGAAagatttctgaaaattatgaTGTTAAGCGTTATAAAGCATACCAAAAGTCCCGTCAAATTCTGGTTTCTGAAGAATTATCTATCACCAACGTTAAAAGTAAGCGATTACGTTCATGAAgtggaattaataaataaattaaacgacaTATTTCAACAAATCTTCCTTCATTTTAGGATTTTTTACCACATATGGCAAAGGAATATGGTTTTGAATATGAATTGGTACAATACAAATGGCCTCGCTGGCTCCATCAACAAACTGAAAAGCAAAGAACCATATGGGGTtacaaaatactatttttGGATGTGCTGTTCcctttaaacgttaaaaagataatattcgTTGACGCTGATCaggtataataattatgtacaaGCAATTACTGtaaatcattaatatttttgttatctttGCTGTTACTACTGTTACTTCTGTACGATCGTAATAACATTGTATTATGTTAGGTTGTAAGGGCAGATTTAAAAGAATTGGCGACCATGGACCTTGGCGGCGCGCCATATGCATACACTCCATTCTGTGACAGCAGGAAAGAAATGGACGGATTTCGATTTTGGAAACAAGGTTATTGGCGAAATCATTTACAGGGCCGTGCTTATCACATCAGTGCTCTGTACGTGGTAGATTTGAAGCGATTCCGACGTATTGCAGCCGGAGACAGATTAAGGGGACAGTATCAAGCATTGAGCCAAGATCCTAATAGTTTGTCTAATTTGGACCAAGTTCGTACGATACTAACAGTAATACCGAAATGattcgattaaataatatataacgattaCAAATTAGCGCGTCGTTTTAGGATCTCCCCAATAACATGATTCATCAAGTGGGCATTAAATCACTGCCGCAAGAGTGGTTATGGTGTGAGACTTGGTGCGACGATGCATCCAAGAAATATGCCAAAACTATAGACTTggtaaataaagtttatattatAGATTCGTTACATTTAGTTGATAATACATTTCTAACGTAAACTTAAACATATTGTTCGATCTTTGCATCACGCAGTGTAATAATCCAATGACTAAGGAAGCTAAATTACAAGCTGCTGTACGTATATTACCGGAATGGATAGGTTatgatgaagaaataaaagccTTACAGACGAAGCTGGAGAATGAGAATAGACAAacggagaaggaagaaaatggtATTGATTAAACGCATCGATTAAACAACGATAGCCAATACTTTACCAATGCTTCTCGCAACATTATacatatcaataatattatatatatatcaattttgttATCAATTCTTCTTgtcctcttttattttagaaacattCGAAGATGTGGAAGATTTTACCAAGCACGAAGAATTATAAGCAGAAATGGTATGAATTGTACGGAAATCGAtcaagaaaagagaagagttTTACGAATAACTTTCCAGAACTagttaaatttcgttttcaataTATACAAGCACATTGTTGCAGTGACGCGTGATTTTTTTGAATGCCGAGGAAGTAAGAAGAATGCGATACATTTACACGCGAATATCGAACGCTGCAGGGTGAAATAGATTACTGCAACTGATTGTATGAAATTCAGCGAAACATTCAGCCATTTGAAAATGGATCGTTGTTATCGTAATATCGTAGTAGTTAACTGTAGCCGGACAACTATGGCCGTGCCGTTAACACGATTGTGATTTTGTATTGTCTACTTTAtagttgtaaaaaataaacttgtAACGTTTGTAAggtatcttttataaatacacgTTCCTTCGACGGATGAGAATGCTTTCTCTTGCACATAGAATAAGAAAACGTTCGActttatacgaaatttttcacaatttttgtCCATGTATATCAAAATTGTTACTCTGAGAAAAAAAGATCAATCGATTGATTTATAAAGTGAAAGCATTTCCGAAAGAATACATCTTATTTGCCTAGTAATGACATCTTTCGTCGATAGAAAAACATACAACTGTGATAGATCGAGCGCGGTGTACGGTCGAGTCAAGTTTTTCGACGTGTATAGCGGTTAATGTCTTCTTGTTTacattattcgtattattcggtgaaatcgaaaggaagaaatactTGTATTAGAGACTTGTATTAAAGACTTAAGAGAAAGAACCTACATTTTGTCACAAGAATGGATAAAGCTATTCGAAGAAATCATATATCGtacgtaatttcattttatccttTAATGTTTATAAGAATTTGAGGCTTATAAGTATGTACGTTTCTGTAACTATAAATTGtttacaatgaaaatatatataagagGTGATCAATCGATGAAACGATAATTTAACCAGTAACGTATCGAgttaatatttacgtttattaaCGACACAAttgttttcatataaatttttaatgcagAGGTTCGATGGACATTTTCTCTtcatttcatcttttttattttccttatttttaacaatatgttTTGGCATTAACGATTTTTAACATTCGTTCGCATTCCAAAAGCATATTCTTAGTTTTCCGTAGTTCCTTCTTCGAAGTTCATTCGATAAAGTCCTGGTATAATGGTTTTTAAAACGAGTCTTTCGCACTTTTCCTAATGacgatttacttttattttcgagTTCATCTTGCTTACGACAAAAGTTGAAAGGTGAatgaaaaagaggagagaaagaaaggatcCTGTAAGCACACATGTACGCACAGGTACATTGTTGTTTTTTGAAGTTATATCATCGAACACACGTTTACCTCGAGGAGATTTTCTTTGCAAAAAGTAAGTAATTACAATGTGATTAAATACAACGAGAAATAATGTACAACACTTGCGCGTTATAAACTGGAATTGAATTAATCGCTGAAAAAGAGATTGTACACTTGTCGAGAATACGGCTGACTCTGTTGAAGctcaaattttgtttattccaATTTAAGTAAAAGCGGTtttgtatttcaaaaataattggCTAAATATGAGTTTCaaaaaattggattttttCTATACACTTGACTCGTAAAACGATCGTTAGTTCTCAAACATCAGAAGGAAAGTCGCAACTTAAATGAATTGCGAATGCGAATTTCTCGACCCGCGGCTACAGACTGTTTTATCATGAACTTTTTACGCGCGTTTACCAATAGATTCGTTTCTATAATCGAAATCGAGGGCAAGAAATCAAATGGAGCGAAATCTTATAGGCaaggaaaaaggaataaaaacgGAAAGACGGagtacgatcgatcgatcgaacaaagTTCCAATCGCGATTGCTTTCGAGCCCATCTGTCTCACCGAACAATCGATAGATCAGATCGGTGAATGATAGAAATTTCGGAGAACCATGACAGTTTGTTACAATGTTGATTGTAACAAACGCTACGTCAGGAAATAACAGAAACAGGAAAGCGCGATACATCGAGGCACGAGGCTATCGTACGCAAAGCGCGACAAAGATAGAATGAACGGCAAATAGATAGGAAGTTTGAAAGGCAGAAACAGATAGAGGAAGCGAGAAGTGGGGGAACCGATGAGCCAAGAAGGGGTgaaagaggaggaaggaaATCGGTAGAGAGCGATCTTGAAGCAGAAAGTGGGGGAGGGAATGGAGAAGGATAGCGTGGAAAAGAgcaagaggaaaagagaggaagagccGAGGAGAAACTGATCGAGAGTTAAGCTATCTGGTAAAACAAACGGACGAGGCTGGACAGTGGGTTTTCTACTAAAAGACGGGATGAAGTGGCAAACGGTTTGCGTTGTTCGTACAACTAGTGACGCGCGCACGGACTATTCACGTATCTCTGATCGGCCGAGGACTTAATACACTTGGCCACTTTCGGTTGTATGTTCGCGTCGCGTCCGTTTTTTGTTGCCCCGGGTCGGCTCACCTGGCCTCGCTACGCCACGAGTTGCATCGCTTCGTATAGCACCTATCGGTTCGGTTTGACCatcgcgccgcgccgcgccgcgtcgCGACGTCGCGTCTTCGTTTTCTCTcccttttgcttttctttaacatatttttgatCGATCTACCGAACGGTGAATTGATTTGGTTGTTCATTGCACTCACGATCAGCGCTGCTGTCTACCGCACGCtcgcacgcacacgcacacacacacatacacgcagTCCTCCGCAGCACGAGGATCATGGACGAGGAAAGGATCAAGCTGTGAGTTCGAACATCCCTTTCGAATTCGATCGGATCGATTCGGATCTGGTCGGATCGAATCGCCTTTCCCACCTCTCCCCACCTAATAAATTCACCGCGTCGCATCACGTCGTCGCGCAGCCTACCGCGCGCTATGATTACACGTTCGTTCTTACAAAGATCGTCGCGGTATCCTGGCAAATGATTTTTACCAAAAATACATCTTTCATTAAAGAAATGGacaacgatattaattatttagtcTCTCGACCACTCTGTCACATAGGAGAAACATTCGACCTCTCTGCTTACGCTAAATTCTCCTATCAAAATTCTACGACTTCCGAGCACTTATTCCGTTTACTTTCGAgcaattatttgttttttttttaaatcacttTTTCCCTGTTTTTTCTCTTACATCATTTCTACATGCTCAACTCACCATAACTTTGATACCGATAAAATCAAATTCGAAGGCGCGTCCGTGTCTTGACAGCTAGGCTGTATGTTATACTATAAAGCAGGAAGTGAATTTCGTTCATCTATCTAtcgcaaagaagaaaaaatatttagttatttgAACGTGACAGAGATGCGACTGTACGTTTGTTATTTATGCGCAGTCGGCCATGATCACCTGACGTTTAGCTATATTTGCAGTAAATCTcgttgtaaattgtaaatctCGGAATGGTAATACTTTGAGATAACTCGAAAAGCGAATTGGCGAGCAAATAGACGCATGTCgttacaaaaaattttattcatctttaacattttgtatttttagtattattagACAAGAATACAAGAAATACCGGAAGTCAATCCaatcaaatataattgaaagaagCAATCAGTGTGATTAGAAGTATACGTCGCGTATAACACGGTCCTGAATAAACGTGTTCGTCCGGTTCGAATGATTTTGCACACGGCATTACTGTTAGCCGGAATCGTAGTATTTTTGTCGTGAGAAGTCATTCTTACGGATAACGATTTAACGAATGCGCATTTGCACATGTTATCCTCGATGATATCTTGTTAGATAGCGAGCTACGTGAGAAACGATAACGATCGTTAAGAGGATCACGCGCGATCTCACGTAAACGGGAGTTTCCACCTAATCACCGACTTTTCTTCCTGAATTGCTTGCGCCGCGCTCTCCCACTTTCGATCTTATCTCGCGCAAGTTTTCCCCTTTGAATTTTAGGCGGCAATCTTTAACTAATTacacacaaaaaaaaaaacaaaaaaggataAGAAATATCATGATCGATAAACAATTGATAACAATAGTAAACAACGATATTTCTCTATCggtctatgtatgtataatatctaTACGTGGATATAATGCTGGATTTTTCAGCAAACGATCGAAATAAGAGAAACGTGCAAATGCGTATCTATCTATTTCTGCTTCGATTTATCTACATAAAAGTTATTCAcgacaatgaaatttttttctcaCGATAACGCGTTCAGGGACGCTCGACACAGATCGGGCCAAAGCGGGATTAAGCGATCGAGCTCCACCGCCTTAAGCCCCCTTCACACGCGTCTGGAATGTTCTATATCTCTCTtgttctccttcttctttttttttttttatcctccTCGATTTTCTAACGAAAACCGTGAACCGTCTATTTCGTACTTTCGACTTAATCCGTATGTGAGATAAATCTCCGATTTAGATTATATGTAATAGAAATCAAGCAATGATTAAGTATGATAATAAATTCGGTTGTAATCGTTAACGTTCGTTTGCAGTTATCTTCCGCGTGAACGAAAACAAGGAGAGAGGAAAACTTTACGGGCCAGAAGATCGTAAGAATAGTTTAGTTTCAATTATCTAATTGGTAATCGTGTGCAAATAATAGTGACGAAGACAGATGGACGATAACGGTATAGAATATCatgaaaacgaagagaaaccAGAATGTATTACGAGTCCCGCGTTCCATAACTTGACAGAAACCATTTCCACGGAATTGATCGCGTACGTGATTGCCACGTTCATCGACTCTGTTTTATTGCACGTGGCTGCAACAACATACGAGCACGATAAAAGACAGAAATCAATTGGTTCCTTTGTTTGCTGGTTAGATTCGAAGACAAGGCTGTATACGGATATGGGACGAGCATTCCACCGAATAACAATGAGATGGATGAGAACGAGGAGACCTCGTCGAGGAAGGTGATCTTTTGCGTGCACGGCAAGCTTTCTGGTTGTTGTACGGTTGTGAAGGGCGGTGCTACATCGGTCGATGAAACTACCGAAACAGCCGCAACTGCAATTACTGCCACCGCTACCGGCATCAGCGGAGCCGATTTCCAACAAACTCCTTCCAGTAAGATTCTTCCAAATTTAGATCGTATCGACTTCCAGTCAGGCGATCGGTTATAGAGGCtatcttcttatttaaaatattaaatggatTTATCGATTATCTACAGCTCCTTAGCGTTATCAATTTCTAGATCACCCTACCTTTACAAGTTACCCTCTTTATTTTACCTTGCATCCTAATCCTTCAGATTTGATCACATAAACATTATTGCTCGTGTATGTGAATCAAGCAACGTTTAATGTAACAAAATCGACTTTTTTTCCACCTCAACCAGTCACATTCCCTCTCAAAAAGAAGATTTATAAAGCCGGTAGCTAATTCAATCGGAACATTAGCGTAGTTTTAGTATATTCACGTGTTTGTCTTGCTGTATCACAGCGATTGTATTGTCCCGAAATTTATCTTCCGACTAAAATTCTGTCAGGTGGATGTCTGATAAAAAGTTtatctttatcatttttctgttAAATGTTTTTCTAGCTGTGCCGGGAGACCATTGTCACAGggaaagagacgaagagaTCGATAAAAAGgcaagaaagaaattactgCTTGCTAGTACGCTATGCGTAATTTTTATGATAGCAGAAATCGTAGGTAATCATCATGTAGATGTAAGAGCGAAATACTTGTACGATAAATGTTCGCGAAAATTAGATAAGAAATGAAActaatgattatttttaaatggaacGATCGCTCGGCTTTTCAGGTGGAGTACTATCAAATAGTTTGGCGATCGCAACAGATGCTGCGCATCTATTAACCGATTTTGCATCGTTTATGATCTCTTTATTCTCGATATGGGTAGCTAGTAGACCGGCGACGAAAAAAATGCCTTTTGGATGGTATCGAGCGGAAGTAGGTGTAAAAGATTTGctatttcaaaattgattattattcCATTGTCTACCctcgttctttcgtttcttgcCAGCAAACGCATATACACGCACGTATGCACGTACGCACACCATCAATAATATGTTCATCGTTATTCGCAGGTGATAGGAGCCTTGACGTCGGTTTTACTAATATGGGTAGTTACtggaattcttttttatctggCAGTCGAGAGAATAATT
This sequence is a window from Bombus pyrosoma isolate SC7728 linkage group LG10, ASM1482585v1, whole genome shotgun sequence. Protein-coding genes within it:
- the LOC122571883 gene encoding zinc transporter 2-like isoform X6, which codes for MDEERIKLYLPRERKQGERKTLRARRSFEDKAVYGYGTSIPPNNNEMDENEETSSRKVIFCVHGKLSGCCTVVKGGATSVDETTETAATAITATATGISGADFQQTPSTVPGDHCHRERDEEIDKKARKKLLLASTLCVIFMIAEIVGGVLSNSLAIATDAAHLLTDFASFMISLFSIWVASRPATKKMPFGWYRAEVIGALTSVLLIWVVTGILFYLAVERIIHKSFQLDTTVMLITSGVGVAVNLVMGLSLHEHGHSHGHGSDKPNRHIDSERLDEENLSHKRKNINVRAAFIHVLGDFIQSIGVFVAALVIYFKPSWSIVDPICTFLFSLLVILTTVAIIKDVMNVLMEGIPKGFEYSQVESTFMQIEGVMKVHNLRIWALSLDKTALSAHLAIKPGASPHNILRTATRNIHDKYKFFEMTLQIEEFDERMENCKQCKALSQ
- the LOC122571883 gene encoding zinc transporter 2-like isoform X3, whose protein sequence is MKKRRERKDPVSTHVRTGTLLFFEVISSNTRLPRGDFLCKKFEDKAVYGYGTSIPPNNNEMDENEETSSRKVIFCVHGKLSGCCTVVKGGATSVDETTETAATAITATATGISGADFQQTPSTVPGDHCHRERDEEIDKKARKKLLLASTLCVIFMIAEIVGGVLSNSLAIATDAAHLLTDFASFMISLFSIWVASRPATKKMPFGWYRAEVIGALTSVLLIWVVTGILFYLAVERIIHKSFQLDTTVMLITSGVGVAVNLVMGLSLHEHGHSHGHGSDKPNRHIDSERLDEENLSHKRKNINVRAAFIHVLGDFIQSIGVFVAALVIYFKPSWSIVDPICTFLFSLLVILTTVAIIKDVMNVLMEGIPKGFEYSQVESTFMQIEGVMKVHNLRIWALSLDKTALSAHLAIKPGASPHNILRTATRNIHDKYKFFEMTLQIEEFDERMENCKQCKALSQ
- the LOC122571883 gene encoding zinc transporter 2-like isoform X1, whose translation is MKFFSHDNAFRDARHRSGQSGIKRSSSTALSPLHTRLECSISLLFSFFFFFFYPPRFSNENREPSISYFRLNPYLPRERKQGERKTLRARRSFEDKAVYGYGTSIPPNNNEMDENEETSSRKVIFCVHGKLSGCCTVVKGGATSVDETTETAATAITATATGISGADFQQTPSTVPGDHCHRERDEEIDKKARKKLLLASTLCVIFMIAEIVGGVLSNSLAIATDAAHLLTDFASFMISLFSIWVASRPATKKMPFGWYRAEVIGALTSVLLIWVVTGILFYLAVERIIHKSFQLDTTVMLITSGVGVAVNLVMGLSLHEHGHSHGHGSDKPNRHIDSERLDEENLSHKRKNINVRAAFIHVLGDFIQSIGVFVAALVIYFKPSWSIVDPICTFLFSLLVILTTVAIIKDVMNVLMEGIPKGFEYSQVESTFMQIEGVMKVHNLRIWALSLDKTALSAHLAIKPGASPHNILRTATRNIHDKYKFFEMTLQIEEFDERMENCKQCKALSQ
- the LOC122571883 gene encoding zinc transporter 2-like isoform X4, translated to MDDNGIEYHENEEKPECITSPAFHNLTETISTELIAFEDKAVYGYGTSIPPNNNEMDENEETSSRKVIFCVHGKLSGCCTVVKGGATSVDETTETAATAITATATGISGADFQQTPSTVPGDHCHRERDEEIDKKARKKLLLASTLCVIFMIAEIVGGVLSNSLAIATDAAHLLTDFASFMISLFSIWVASRPATKKMPFGWYRAEVIGALTSVLLIWVVTGILFYLAVERIIHKSFQLDTTVMLITSGVGVAVNLVMGLSLHEHGHSHGHGSDKPNRHIDSERLDEENLSHKRKNINVRAAFIHVLGDFIQSIGVFVAALVIYFKPSWSIVDPICTFLFSLLVILTTVAIIKDVMNVLMEGIPKGFEYSQVESTFMQIEGVMKVHNLRIWALSLDKTALSAHLAIKPGASPHNILRTATRNIHDKYKFFEMTLQIEEFDERMENCKQCKALSQ
- the LOC122571883 gene encoding zinc transporter 2-like isoform X2, which gives rise to MKKRRERKDPVSTHVRTGTLLFFEVISSNTRLPRGDFLCKNYLPRERKQGERKTLRARRSFEDKAVYGYGTSIPPNNNEMDENEETSSRKVIFCVHGKLSGCCTVVKGGATSVDETTETAATAITATATGISGADFQQTPSTVPGDHCHRERDEEIDKKARKKLLLASTLCVIFMIAEIVGGVLSNSLAIATDAAHLLTDFASFMISLFSIWVASRPATKKMPFGWYRAEVIGALTSVLLIWVVTGILFYLAVERIIHKSFQLDTTVMLITSGVGVAVNLVMGLSLHEHGHSHGHGSDKPNRHIDSERLDEENLSHKRKNINVRAAFIHVLGDFIQSIGVFVAALVIYFKPSWSIVDPICTFLFSLLVILTTVAIIKDVMNVLMEGIPKGFEYSQVESTFMQIEGVMKVHNLRIWALSLDKTALSAHLAIKPGASPHNILRTATRNIHDKYKFFEMTLQIEEFDERMENCKQCKALSQ
- the LOC122571883 gene encoding zinc transporter 2-like isoform X5, translated to MDKAIRRNHISYLPRERKQGERKTLRARRSFEDKAVYGYGTSIPPNNNEMDENEETSSRKVIFCVHGKLSGCCTVVKGGATSVDETTETAATAITATATGISGADFQQTPSTVPGDHCHRERDEEIDKKARKKLLLASTLCVIFMIAEIVGGVLSNSLAIATDAAHLLTDFASFMISLFSIWVASRPATKKMPFGWYRAEVIGALTSVLLIWVVTGILFYLAVERIIHKSFQLDTTVMLITSGVGVAVNLVMGLSLHEHGHSHGHGSDKPNRHIDSERLDEENLSHKRKNINVRAAFIHVLGDFIQSIGVFVAALVIYFKPSWSIVDPICTFLFSLLVILTTVAIIKDVMNVLMEGIPKGFEYSQVESTFMQIEGVMKVHNLRIWALSLDKTALSAHLAIKPGASPHNILRTATRNIHDKYKFFEMTLQIEEFDERMENCKQCKALSQ